The genomic DNA TGAATGACTGTCTGTACACCGACCAGTATCCCCACATGCTCGTGACGAAGACGATGCACATCCTCCCGTGCCGCATCGGACGTAATCCATTTGCTTTCCGAGGTTCGAGTGGCAATTTTGCCATCCAGCGTCACCGCCGATTTGATCGTGATAAAAGGACGCTTGCTCACGATATATTGGTTAAACACTTCATTCATGCGGACAGATTCCTGCTCACATACCCCAGTGATGACCTCAATACCCGCATCCTTCAAGATTTGTACCCCTCTGCCCGAAACCAGCGGGTTCGGGTCCAGCGCTGCAATAACGACCCGACGGATGCCAGCCTTCACAATCGCTTCCGCACACGGGCCTGTCCGTCCATGGTGAGAGCAAGGCTCCAGCGTTACATAAATTGTCGCTCCCCGGGCATGTTCCCCCGCCATACGCAAAGCATGAATCTCGGCATGTGGCTCACCGGGCTTCAGATGAGCGCCGATCCCGACGATACGGCCGTTGTTCACAATGACCGAGCCGACGAGCGGATTCGGTTCCGTTTGTCCCTTGGCACTTTTGGCATTTTCCAGCGCCAGGCGCATGTATTTCTCGTGAGTGGTCATAGTACCTCCCTGAAATCGAAATCCCGCAAATGGCCGGACCGTTCCACCTTCGTATTCAAATACCGTTCATTATATTGCGACACATCGCCCCACAGCGGCATACGGCCAGCCACGTTCATACCAGATTGCTTCAGAGCTTCCAGCTTCTTAGGATTATTCGTAATCAAGGTTACCGGTTTTTGTCTCAGGTGACGAAGCACACTAATCGCATCCGCATAATTGCGAGTATCATCTTCAAAACCCAATTGGTGGTTGGCTTCAACAGTATCCATACCGTTCTCCTGCAAAATGTAGGCCATCGCTTTGCTGAACAAACCGATCCCACGGCCCTCATGGTTTGCCAGATAAAACAACGCACCCGTTCCGTGCTCCACAATCATTTTCATGGACTGATGGAGCTGAAATCCGCAATCACAACGCTTGCTACCAAAAATATCTCCAGTATGGCAAATGCTATGCATACGAACAAGCGCATTCTCCGATTGTTGAAGATCGCCGTACACCAATACGCTCGATTGTTGTCCTTCTGCCAAATCCAGCGTGGACAAACGCTTCACAATCGTGTCAGCGGTGGCATTCAGCAGGTCCTGACGATCCTCCTCATCCCGTACAGGCAACCAGCAATACCATTGAAAAACAACTGTTTCCCCTTCCAAATTGACCGGCAGCTTAATCGGCCCTACCAAAATCGTCGAGGATTGCTCTCCGCGAATCGTTTGAATTTTATCGTTAAGTAGCGTAGCTACGTCTTTTTGGTTCATCTCTCTGCACCATCCTCTATATAAGCTTACTTCTGTATGATCTGGTTTTCTATGGGTGAAAAATGCTCATGAAACGTGGATTCCATCGTAAGCTGTCGTTCCTGAAGCTCAGTGACAGTCTGCCGACGCCCGTCTTCAAACGCCTTTAGACCCTCTGTGGTATATCCACCCTGCTGACGCAAACGAAGAAGCTCACTCGCCAATACATCGGCATCCTTCAAGGCTGCATTTAGGCCAAAAGCTCCGGTAGGTGTCATGGTATGCGCCGCATCTCCAATAAGGACCAGTCCGTTCTGCGACCACGTATCACTGCGGCTACTGAAAATATCCAACGGTACAAAGTCCTTCCACGAACGAATCTGATCATGTACGCTATGCTCTAAATCCGGGAAAGTCTCAACTAACAAGTGTATGAACGGTTCAAACGACTGCTTAAACAAGGTAGGAAAGCTGCCTTCATCTACGTTCCAGCCCATTTGAATATAGCCCTCAGCCTGCGAAAATAAAGACAACTGCCGCCCGTTGACCAATGCCAGACGTGTGACAGGCTCCCATCCGGCAGGTGCCATAATTTTGGCCCACAGCAGATCATAGCCGTGTCTGATATTCGTCACTGGCATCTGCGCCAGCTTGCGCACGGTCGAATAGCGACCATCTGCCCCGACAATAATAGAGCTGCGAATCGTAACCTCATCGCCGTTCTTATCGCAAGCGATCAAGCCCGTGTATCCCTGCTCGCTATCGCCTTCCAGCGCAGTCACTGTCGTGCCCGCCAAATAACGAAAGGACTCGTACGTTGAAGCCTGCTTGAGCAGAGCCTCCAAAAAACGAGGCTGTGGAATGTGAACCCCCACATTACCTTCCGCTGGCTCAATCGTCTTCACCTGCTGCTGATGCTCCCAATATTCGATTCTCGTCGAAGCGAGGACGTACTCCTCATGAATTTGTTCAAGCAGCTTATGCTTTTGGATCACTTGCAGACCCTCATCATTTAAAATTTCGCCGCGAAAAGCCTTTCCCGCCACGCTCTGCCGCTCAACCAATATCGTCGAAACACCTTGCTCCGCCAGCAAACAGGATAACAAGGCCCCGGCTGGTCCTCCCCCAACTATGCATACTTCGCATTCCAGCTTCATCTGACTTCCCCCTACACCTAAACCATGACCTCAACAATTAGTTCGTACCTGTCAATTTAATTGCATCGTTATAATATCAAATTTTAAGGATTTATATATGAGCATTTTGCATATATATACGTCCGTATCGAATTTACAAGTTACTTTATGTAACAAAGTATATTTATATCATTCAATTTCGTCAAGTTATAAATTTATGTAAAGTAAATTCATTTACTTTTAACAGTTGATCGTTAATAATAGGATCATGAGGTGATCAAATGAACATTCCGCAAATGTGCCCACGGTTTGAAAAAGCTATGGAGCTATTGAGCAAACGTTGGACGGTATTAATCGTGTTTCAACTAACTAGCGGTCCGCAACGATTTGTCGCTATCGAAAATTCAATCCCCAATTTAAGCGGGAAGGTCCTTTCCGATCGCTTGAAGGAGCTTGAAGAAGAAGGAATCATACAACGTATGGTTTATCCTGAAAAGCCGGTTCGGATCGAATACTCCCTTACGGATAAGGGACACGATTTAGCGCCATTGTTTGACCATATCGGGACTTGGGCTACCCGCTGGATTGAAGTTCTGCCAGCAATTGAGCAGCAATAACCTGGTTAAACCAACACGGACACAGACTGCTAACATGCCAAAGAACGCCTTTGCCCCAAGTACAATTCGTACTCATGACGCAAGGCGTTCTATTTTTCATATGACGGATTGCCCTATGATTTACTTATATATCGCCACGTTGCATTTCCTCGCGTATGGACTGCACCCGCTTTTTTCCCCAATCATACATCATCTCTACAATCGGTAAAATCGTCATCCCCAGCGCGGTCATTGAATATTCCACTTTTGGGGGCACCTCGGGATACACTTCCCGGTGTACAATACCATCCTCCATCAATTCTCGCAGTTGATTGGTCAGCACTTTATGAGACAGCTTTGGAAACAGCCTTTGCAAGTCACTGAACCGGTGCGGCCCTTCCACCCCCAGATGCCATAAAATGACGACCTTCCACTTGCCGCTTAACACTGACAGGGTCAGTTCCTTTTCACAGTTATAGTCTCCGTTGACGATTTTCTCCCGTATTTCTTCTCTCAGCGTATCAGACATATATCGGTTAACTCCTTCTATTCCATCATGATCTTGTACCGTACTTGCTTCATAATTGTAACCTGCAGGTAACCTCCGCACTTGAAAGTGCATTCTTCACAGCCGAACGAAACCATCCTACAATAATAGATATCGTTTCACATTCAAGGAGGAATGAAGTATGAGTAAAAAGGCTCTTTTTATTATACCCCCGGAACGCTTTAATGAAGATGAATTGTTTAAACCGAAGGAAGCGCTGGAGCAAGCAGGCGTTACTGTGACGCTGGCCAGTACCCAAACAGGCGAAATTACTGGTGACTACAATGGGAAAGCAACCGCGAATCTGGTTATTACAGACGCGGTCCCTACTGATTATGACGTAGTCGCTGTAATCGGCGGATCAGGCACGAATGATCATCTGTGGAACAACGCGGATCTCCAAGCCCTGCTGAAACAAACGCATGAGCAAAAAATTCTGTTGTCCGGCATCTGCGCAGGCTCTGTAGCCGTGGCCCAAACCGGGCTGCTATCCGGCAGAACGGCTGCATGCTATCCGGTGGATGTGCAAAAGGATCAGCTCCAGACGCATCAAGTCGAATATGTGACTCAGCATGTGGTTGCCCATAGCGACATCATCACTGCTGATGGTCCAGACGGCGCACAAGAATTTGGCGAAGCCCTCGTCCATGCCTTGCAGTAGGTTCGAGCCGAGTCCCAACATTATAGGTAATACGATCAAGCATTTTCAGGTCCTTTTTTTATTGGACTTGGAGATGCTTTCTTTCTAATACTATAACGTCTCATGGCTCCTGGGACTCCCTTGATTTCCAGCATTCCCTCATAAATCAGGGCTCGAAGCCGATATTCGAAAAATTCATC from Paenibacillus sp. FSL R10-2782 includes the following:
- a CDS encoding GTP cyclohydrolase II; the encoded protein is MNQKDVATLLNDKIQTIRGEQSSTILVGPIKLPVNLEGETVVFQWYCWLPVRDEEDRQDLLNATADTIVKRLSTLDLAEGQQSSVLVYGDLQQSENALVRMHSICHTGDIFGSKRCDCGFQLHQSMKMIVEHGTGALFYLANHEGRGIGLFSKAMAYILQENGMDTVEANHQLGFEDDTRNYADAISVLRHLRQKPVTLITNNPKKLEALKQSGMNVAGRMPLWGDVSQYNERYLNTKVERSGHLRDFDFREVL
- a CDS encoding helix-turn-helix domain-containing protein, which codes for MNIPQMCPRFEKAMELLSKRWTVLIVFQLTSGPQRFVAIENSIPNLSGKVLSDRLKELEEEGIIQRMVYPEKPVRIEYSLTDKGHDLAPLFDHIGTWATRWIEVLPAIEQQ
- the ribD gene encoding bifunctional diaminohydroxyphosphoribosylaminopyrimidine deaminase/5-amino-6-(5-phosphoribosylamino)uracil reductase RibD, whose amino-acid sequence is MTTHEKYMRLALENAKSAKGQTEPNPLVGSVIVNNGRIVGIGAHLKPGEPHAEIHALRMAGEHARGATIYVTLEPCSHHGRTGPCAEAIVKAGIRRVVIAALDPNPLVSGRGVQILKDAGIEVITGVCEQESVRMNEVFNQYIVSKRPFITIKSAVTLDGKIATRTSESKWITSDAAREDVHRLRHEHVGILVGVQTVIHDNPQLTTRLPEGRNPIRIILDSTLRIPLDARVITDGEAPTWIFTGRAYDEDKRSQLEQLGVKVYPTQDEGSERVNLPQMLDILGTAEVASVFVEGGAEVNASFVQQGLADKLVLYIAPKLVGGRGAPGFLGGEGVSAMSDAVALQDLSVTQVGVDWKIEGYFERDK
- a CDS encoding FAD-dependent monooxygenase, with the translated sequence MKLECEVCIVGGGPAGALLSCLLAEQGVSTILVERQSVAGKAFRGEILNDEGLQVIQKHKLLEQIHEEYVLASTRIEYWEHQQQVKTIEPAEGNVGVHIPQPRFLEALLKQASTYESFRYLAGTTVTALEGDSEQGYTGLIACDKNGDEVTIRSSIIVGADGRYSTVRKLAQMPVTNIRHGYDLLWAKIMAPAGWEPVTRLALVNGRQLSLFSQAEGYIQMGWNVDEGSFPTLFKQSFEPFIHLLVETFPDLEHSVHDQIRSWKDFVPLDIFSSRSDTWSQNGLVLIGDAAHTMTPTGAFGLNAALKDADVLASELLRLRQQGGYTTEGLKAFEDGRRQTVTELQERQLTMESTFHEHFSPIENQIIQK
- a CDS encoding DJ-1/PfpI family protein; translation: MSKKALFIIPPERFNEDELFKPKEALEQAGVTVTLASTQTGEITGDYNGKATANLVITDAVPTDYDVVAVIGGSGTNDHLWNNADLQALLKQTHEQKILLSGICAGSVAVAQTGLLSGRTAACYPVDVQKDQLQTHQVEYVTQHVVAHSDIITADGPDGAQEFGEALVHALQ
- a CDS encoding helix-turn-helix domain-containing protein; amino-acid sequence: MSDTLREEIREKIVNGDYNCEKELTLSVLSGKWKVVILWHLGVEGPHRFSDLQRLFPKLSHKVLTNQLRELMEDGIVHREVYPEVPPKVEYSMTALGMTILPIVEMMYDWGKKRVQSIREEMQRGDI